A genomic region of Noviherbaspirillum sp. L7-7A contains the following coding sequences:
- a CDS encoding SDR family oxidoreductase, protein MDKVKAVLTGHSRGLGAAIAAELAAQGISTLALSRNKGPAAQGLDQVELDLSDTAALAAWLAGDRLASFAAGAGTVLLINNAGMLQPVGPIAAQAPDEVARAISLNVAAPLMLAAAVAALPAAERRVLHVSSGAGRNGYPGWAVYCAGKAALDNHARAAALDVAPGLRICSLAPGVIDTDMQAQIRASDLASFPLRERFEALKREGQLDSPADCARKLLRFLLSDDFGKQPVADLRDV, encoded by the coding sequence ATGGATAAGGTAAAGGCTGTTTTGACCGGGCACAGCCGTGGCCTCGGGGCGGCGATTGCGGCAGAACTGGCGGCGCAAGGCATCTCCACTCTGGCACTGTCCCGCAACAAGGGACCGGCAGCCCAGGGTCTTGACCAGGTGGAACTGGATCTGTCCGACACGGCGGCCCTGGCCGCGTGGCTGGCCGGCGACCGGCTCGCAAGCTTCGCGGCAGGTGCCGGGACGGTTTTGCTGATCAACAATGCCGGCATGTTGCAGCCGGTCGGGCCGATCGCAGCGCAGGCTCCTGACGAGGTGGCGCGTGCCATTTCGCTCAATGTCGCTGCGCCGCTGATGCTGGCCGCCGCAGTGGCTGCATTGCCGGCCGCGGAACGTCGGGTGCTGCATGTGTCGAGCGGCGCAGGACGCAATGGCTATCCGGGCTGGGCAGTCTATTGCGCTGGAAAGGCCGCTCTGGACAACCACGCCCGCGCGGCTGCACTGGACGTGGCACCGGGGCTGCGTATCTGCAGCCTGGCTCCCGGCGTGATCGATACCGACATGCAGGCGCAGATCAGGGCCAGCGACCTCGCCAGTTTCCCATTGCGCGAGCGTTTCGAGGCATTGAAGCGGGAAGGCCAGCTGGACTCGCCAGCCGATTGCGCCCGCAAGCTGCTGCGCTTCCTGCTGAGTGACGATTTCGGCAAGCAGCCAGTGGCCGACCTGCGCGACGTCTGA
- a CDS encoding MYG1 family protein produces the protein MIIATHSGKFHADDVWAAAVLNLMFPGSELLRTRDPAVIARADFAIDVGGVWDPEKGRFDHHQKGFQGARASGVVYASAGLVWKEYGPRCVSLVAEQAGHALSQTQATEIAHAIDADLVQYLDMSDTGAAKNAPGSYGLSAIISGFNPGWLDEQAAGSAEAADAMRMSRFRRAMDIATDILRNGVLYRVGALLAVQQVRQSQRMDDGRLLFLENSALPWASIVRNEMPQVLFVISHSMAEQRYMLHTVPSAPESFDARKDLPRHWAGLQGEELATATGVPDAVFCHNNLFIAACKSWDGVLTMARQALDA, from the coding sequence ATGATCATCGCAACACACTCCGGAAAATTCCATGCAGACGATGTCTGGGCTGCAGCCGTGCTCAACCTGATGTTCCCGGGCAGCGAACTGCTGCGCACCCGCGACCCGGCAGTCATTGCCCGCGCCGATTTCGCCATTGATGTCGGCGGTGTCTGGGATCCGGAAAAGGGGCGGTTCGATCATCACCAGAAGGGTTTCCAGGGAGCGCGCGCTTCCGGCGTCGTGTATGCAAGCGCCGGACTGGTCTGGAAGGAATACGGCCCGCGCTGCGTCAGTCTGGTGGCCGAGCAGGCTGGCCACGCCCTGAGCCAGACGCAGGCAACGGAAATCGCCCACGCTATCGATGCGGACCTGGTGCAATACCTCGACATGTCCGATACGGGCGCCGCCAAAAACGCGCCAGGCAGCTATGGCTTGTCGGCGATTATTTCCGGCTTCAATCCAGGCTGGCTGGATGAACAGGCGGCCGGCAGCGCCGAGGCGGCAGACGCCATGAGAATGTCGCGCTTCCGGCGCGCGATGGACATTGCCACCGATATCCTGCGCAATGGCGTGCTGTACCGGGTGGGCGCGTTGCTGGCGGTACAGCAGGTGCGCCAGTCGCAGCGTATGGATGACGGCCGTCTGCTGTTCCTTGAAAACAGCGCGCTGCCGTGGGCGTCCATCGTGCGCAATGAAATGCCGCAGGTGCTGTTTGTGATCAGCCATAGCATGGCCGAGCAGCGCTACATGCTGCATACCGTGCCAAGCGCCCCCGAAAGCTTCGACGCGCGCAAGGATCTTCCCCGGCACTGGGCCGGCCTGCAGGGCGAGGAACTGGCAACGGCCACCGGCGTGCCGGATGCGGTGTTCTGCCATAACAATCTCTTCATCGCCGCCTGCAAGTCCTGGGATGGCGTTCTCACCATGGCGCGTCAGGCGCTTGATGCCTGA
- a CDS encoding DUF2946 domain-containing protein, whose protein sequence is MAVWLAIFAVVIASVAPAISHALAQPASSHHAQLRSAAEDGADEDVCGTDADTADMHAGSHAPNTPSALHLEHCPFCHLHADALQVPFVSIPVLPSASKPARPLLFFLAPSLLHAWRSAQPRAPPAVC, encoded by the coding sequence GTGGCCGTCTGGCTGGCCATCTTCGCGGTCGTCATCGCTTCGGTGGCGCCGGCAATTTCCCATGCTCTTGCCCAGCCCGCTTCGTCCCACCATGCGCAGCTTCGCAGCGCCGCCGAAGACGGTGCGGACGAAGACGTCTGCGGTACCGACGCCGACACGGCCGACATGCATGCCGGCAGCCACGCTCCAAACACGCCTTCCGCACTGCACCTCGAACACTGCCCCTTCTGCCATCTGCATGCCGACGCGCTGCAGGTGCCCTTCGTTTCCATCCCCGTTCTTCCCTCCGCCAGCAAGCCGGCAAGGCCTTTGCTGTTCTTCCTGGCACCCTCGCTGCTGCATGCCTGGCGCAGCGCCCAACCCAGGGCGCCGCCGGCAGTCTGCTGA
- a CDS encoding TonB-dependent receptor encodes MKYLTLRPAAATLACLGALHAQADDQTLPAVTIESPAMPAPRAQPGHTMESVTAQQAAQTINAINTEDLLKYQPSILLRKRYIGDTQAPMATRTTGINASARSLVYVDGILLSALVNNNNQNGSPQWFMVSPGEIERIDTLYGPYSAAYPGNSYGAVTEITTRQPTGFEADARVSLASQNFSLYGQSDRYPATQASVSLGDRSGPWSWRMAFQHLNSFSQPVTYLTATQSSQPAGAATAISGAIRDRNRAGAPIQILGAASLTHTVQDSATLKLIYDLPAGVRAAYTLGYWQNNAQGTASSFLRDGNGQPYYGAATGSVALNGNTYSAATLRGLFSATITEQTHWVQGASLRSSREQAFTWEVHASDFSYGKDLTRTSTGAYGRPDAPGRMTDASGTGWSTLDFSGGWRAPAGARHRLTFGAHLDRYRLDSPTYATAQWENGAAGARTGDARGSTLTQALWLQDVWQIAPSLTASAGGRYERWRAYDGYNLSSTASGALFPIDQPNVRHAGFSPRFSLAWQALPQWSATASLARALRFPTVGELYQSIQTGTTSTQANPFLKPEEVRSAELALERSNTDGRLRLSLFGELVDDALVAQTSTIAGIALPLSFVQNLDRTRQRGIEVVAEQRNVWARGLDLSASMTYVDAKIVANSSYAPTAAGATSVGKRTPYVPAWRATAVATWRPDERWSHTLAARYSSRVYATVDNTDINPATYQGFQGYLVLDARVQYKHDRHWTVAAGVDNINNRKYFLFHPFPQRTVFAELRYRY; translated from the coding sequence ATGAAATACCTGACATTGCGGCCTGCGGCTGCAACCCTGGCCTGCCTGGGCGCCTTGCATGCGCAGGCAGACGACCAGACGCTGCCCGCGGTCACCATCGAATCGCCGGCAATGCCTGCGCCCCGCGCCCAGCCCGGACACACAATGGAAAGCGTGACAGCCCAGCAGGCGGCGCAGACCATCAATGCCATCAATACCGAAGACCTGTTGAAATACCAGCCAAGCATCCTGCTGCGCAAGCGCTATATCGGCGACACCCAGGCGCCGATGGCAACCCGGACCACCGGCATCAACGCCAGCGCGCGCAGCCTGGTCTATGTCGACGGCATTCTTCTCTCGGCCCTGGTCAACAACAATAACCAGAATGGCTCGCCGCAATGGTTCATGGTGTCGCCAGGCGAGATCGAACGCATCGATACCCTGTACGGCCCCTACTCGGCGGCTTACCCGGGCAATTCCTATGGCGCAGTGACCGAGATCACCACCAGGCAGCCGACTGGTTTCGAAGCCGACGCCAGGGTAAGCCTGGCGAGCCAGAACTTCAGCCTCTATGGCCAGAGCGACCGTTACCCGGCAACCCAGGCCAGCGTCAGCCTGGGCGACCGCAGCGGGCCCTGGTCATGGCGCATGGCATTCCAGCATCTCAACAGCTTCAGCCAGCCGGTGACCTACCTGACCGCCACGCAGTCGAGCCAGCCGGCGGGCGCGGCCACGGCCATTTCCGGCGCCATCCGGGACCGTAACCGCGCTGGCGCGCCGATACAGATCCTCGGCGCCGCCAGCCTGACCCACACCGTGCAGGACAGCGCGACATTGAAGCTCATTTACGACCTGCCCGCAGGGGTGCGCGCCGCCTACACCCTGGGCTACTGGCAGAACAATGCGCAGGGCACGGCGTCGTCCTTTCTGCGGGATGGAAACGGGCAGCCCTACTATGGCGCAGCGACAGGCAGCGTGGCGCTGAACGGCAATACCTACAGCGCCGCAACCTTGCGCGGCCTGTTCTCGGCCACCATCACGGAACAGACGCACTGGGTACAGGGTGCCTCGCTGCGTTCCAGCCGCGAACAGGCGTTCACCTGGGAAGTGCATGCCAGCGACTTCAGCTATGGCAAAGACCTGACCCGCACATCAACCGGCGCTTACGGCCGGCCCGATGCGCCCGGACGCATGACCGACGCCAGCGGCACCGGCTGGAGCACGCTCGACTTCAGCGGCGGATGGCGTGCGCCGGCAGGTGCGCGCCATCGCCTGACCTTCGGCGCCCACCTGGACCGTTACCGCCTCGACAGTCCCACCTATGCCACCGCGCAGTGGGAAAACGGCGCCGCCGGCGCGCGTACCGGCGACGCCCGCGGCAGCACACTGACGCAGGCGCTGTGGCTGCAGGATGTATGGCAGATCGCGCCGTCCCTGACGGCGTCGGCGGGCGGCCGCTATGAGCGCTGGCGCGCCTATGACGGCTACAACCTGTCCAGCACGGCCAGCGGCGCGCTGTTTCCGATTGATCAGCCCAACGTGCGCCATGCAGGCTTCTCGCCCAGGTTCTCGCTTGCCTGGCAGGCGTTGCCGCAATGGTCGGCAACAGCCTCGCTGGCCAGGGCGCTGCGCTTTCCGACGGTGGGCGAGCTGTATCAGAGCATCCAGACCGGCACCACCTCCACCCAGGCCAACCCCTTCCTGAAACCCGAGGAAGTGCGCTCGGCGGAACTGGCGCTGGAACGCAGCAATACCGATGGCAGGCTGCGCCTGTCGCTGTTCGGGGAACTGGTCGACGATGCCCTGGTGGCGCAGACATCCACCATCGCCGGCATCGCCTTGCCGCTGTCCTTCGTGCAGAACCTGGACCGCACCCGCCAGCGCGGCATTGAAGTGGTTGCCGAGCAGCGCAACGTCTGGGCACGCGGCCTCGACCTGTCGGCCAGCATGACTTATGTGGATGCGAAGATCGTCGCCAACAGCAGCTATGCACCCACCGCCGCGGGCGCCACCTCGGTTGGAAAGCGCACGCCGTATGTGCCGGCCTGGCGCGCCACTGCGGTAGCGACCTGGCGCCCCGACGAACGATGGAGCCATACGCTGGCAGCGCGCTACAGCAGCAGGGTCTATGCAACAGTAGACAACACCGACATCAATCCCGCCACTTACCAGGGCTTTCAAGGCTATCTGGTGCTGGATGCCAGGGTGCAGTACAAGCACGACAGGCACTGGACCGTGGCTGCCGGCGTCGACAACATCAACAACCGCAAGTACTTCCTGTTCCATCCCTTCCCGCAACGGACCGTGTTTGCCGAACTCAGGTACCGCTACTGA
- a CDS encoding LysE family translocator, translating to MLTPEQFLAFLAAAILITASPGPDNLMVLGFGMSRGRRQGMVFGLGCALGCLSHTLLAAVGISGLIAASPMAFGALKVAGGVYLLWLGVQALRSRGAAQVGTVAGPALPLRALFAKGLFANAINPKVVLFFLSFLPQFVIAEHGRVVLQTVQLGLTFTLQAAVLFGALGYFSGSIGQWLQRRPGAPLWLDRIAGMIFIGLGLKLIAGR from the coding sequence ATGCTCACGCCTGAACAGTTCCTCGCCTTCCTTGCCGCGGCCATCCTGATCACCGCGTCTCCCGGTCCGGACAACCTGATGGTTCTTGGCTTCGGAATGTCGCGGGGACGCAGGCAGGGCATGGTGTTCGGTCTGGGCTGCGCGCTTGGATGCCTGAGCCATACGCTGCTTGCCGCGGTCGGCATCAGCGGGCTGATCGCGGCCTCGCCGATGGCCTTCGGCGCATTGAAGGTGGCGGGCGGCGTGTACCTGCTGTGGCTGGGCGTACAGGCGCTGCGCAGCCGCGGCGCCGCCCAGGTCGGAACGGTCGCCGGGCCTGCATTGCCATTGCGCGCCCTGTTTGCAAAAGGCCTGTTTGCCAATGCGATCAATCCCAAGGTCGTGCTGTTCTTTCTTTCCTTCCTGCCCCAGTTCGTGATTGCCGAGCATGGCCGTGTGGTCCTGCAGACGGTGCAGCTGGGCCTGACCTTCACCCTGCAGGCCGCGGTGCTGTTCGGCGCCCTGGGTTATTTTTCCGGCAGCATCGGGCAGTGGCTGCAGCGGCGGCCAGGAGCGCCGCTGTGGCTCGACCGCATCGCCGGGATGATCTTCATCGGGCTGGGACTGAAGCTGATCGCCGGCCGATGA
- a CDS encoding FAD-binding oxidoreductase yields MTSHDFLQACRGILGPEQVITAPEDMAAYLTDWRGRFTGNAAAVLRPADTQQVAAVIALCAEARVPVVPQGGNTGLVVGSVPDRTGNAVVLSLKRMNRIRAIDLVNNTITVEAGSILEEVQNAASNAERLFPLSLAAEGSCTIGGNLATNAGGTAVLRYGSMRDLCLGLEVVTADGKVWDGLRGLRKDNTGYDLRNLFIGAEGTLGIITAAVLKLFPQPRVQVTAMVGVDTPEDALRLLTMAQATCAASLTGFELMSAFSLALVTKHFPQMRTGFSEDYAQYVLLEISDSESEEHATAMLEALVEEAMEKEVLCDAIVASSIAQSRALWSLREHITLAQAAEGKHVKHDVSVPISSIGEFIGQTDALLQQAVPGCRMVTFGHLGDGNLHYNVSAPEAMADEDFILHQEAINQVVHDSTVRFGGSISAEHGLGMLKRDEIRRYKSDVELGLMMTIKKALDPHDLMNPGKVL; encoded by the coding sequence ATGACCAGTCATGACTTCCTGCAAGCCTGTCGCGGCATCCTCGGGCCCGAGCAGGTGATTACCGCGCCTGAAGACATGGCGGCGTATCTGACCGACTGGCGCGGCCGGTTTACCGGCAATGCAGCCGCGGTGCTGCGCCCGGCCGATACGCAGCAGGTCGCGGCTGTCATTGCCCTGTGCGCCGAGGCCAGGGTGCCGGTGGTGCCGCAGGGAGGCAACACCGGCCTGGTTGTGGGCAGCGTGCCTGACCGTACCGGAAACGCGGTCGTGCTGTCGTTGAAGCGCATGAACCGCATCCGCGCCATCGACCTCGTCAACAACACCATCACGGTGGAAGCCGGCAGCATACTGGAGGAGGTGCAGAACGCGGCCAGCAATGCGGAACGGCTGTTTCCCCTGTCGCTGGCCGCAGAAGGCAGCTGCACCATCGGCGGCAACCTCGCCACCAACGCCGGCGGCACCGCCGTGCTGCGCTATGGCAGCATGCGCGACCTGTGCCTCGGGCTCGAAGTCGTGACGGCGGACGGGAAGGTCTGGGATGGCTTGCGCGGGCTGCGCAAGGACAATACGGGCTATGACCTGCGCAATCTCTTCATCGGCGCCGAAGGCACGCTGGGCATCATCACCGCCGCCGTGCTGAAGCTCTTTCCCCAGCCCAGGGTACAGGTCACCGCCATGGTGGGCGTGGATACGCCGGAAGATGCGCTGCGCCTGCTGACGATGGCGCAAGCCACCTGCGCCGCCAGCCTGACGGGATTCGAGCTGATGTCGGCATTCAGCCTGGCCCTGGTGACCAAACATTTTCCGCAGATGCGCACCGGCTTCTCGGAAGACTATGCGCAGTATGTGCTGCTAGAGATTTCCGATAGCGAGTCGGAAGAGCATGCCACCGCCATGCTGGAAGCGCTGGTGGAAGAGGCAATGGAAAAGGAAGTGCTGTGCGATGCGATCGTTGCTTCGTCGATTGCGCAGTCCAGGGCGCTGTGGAGCCTCAGGGAACACATCACCCTGGCCCAGGCGGCCGAGGGCAAGCATGTCAAGCATGATGTGTCGGTGCCGATTTCGTCGATCGGCGAGTTCATCGGCCAGACGGACGCGCTGCTGCAGCAGGCCGTTCCCGGATGCCGGATGGTGACCTTCGGCCATCTCGGTGACGGCAATCTTCACTACAACGTCTCGGCGCCGGAAGCGATGGCGGACGAAGACTTCATCCTGCACCAGGAGGCGATCAATCAGGTGGTGCATGACAGCACCGTGCGGTTTGGCGGCTCGATCTCCGCCGAACATGGTCTGGGCATGCTCAAGCGCGACGAGATCAGGCGTTACAAGTCGGATGTTGAACTGGGCCTGATGATGACGATAAAGAAGGCGCTCGATCCGCATGACCTGATGAACCCGGGAAAGGTCCTTTGA
- a CDS encoding tripartite tricarboxylate transporter substrate binding protein, with protein sequence MSRQQYAFKRKPLAVMLAPLVAIAAALATAISAATDAGAYPGKPINLIVAYAAGGGSDMVVRLLTPFIEKELGNNARIVVSNKPGAGGAIGFSELARSAPDGYTIGLINTPNVLTIPIERKSTFTWRSFDLLGNIVDDPGNFSVHTDSPIKSLQELAKQAKATPGKISVGTTGTGSDDHLAMLLFQKIANVQMIHVPYKGASEVRTAAQGQQIDVAAINIGEAQQFAKAGTPLRHLGVMSAARNPLAPDVPTFKEQGYDINLVSLRGLAAPKGLPPEIRSRLVAATEKAIANPEFQKKAMQAYAPVRYLPPDRYEAELKESDEQFQKLWKEMPWGDK encoded by the coding sequence ATGTCCAGGCAACAGTACGCATTCAAGCGCAAGCCCTTGGCCGTCATGCTGGCCCCGCTGGTCGCCATCGCGGCAGCGCTGGCGACCGCCATCAGCGCGGCGACCGACGCAGGCGCCTATCCCGGCAAGCCCATCAATCTGATCGTCGCCTATGCAGCGGGTGGCGGGTCGGACATGGTGGTGCGGCTGCTCACGCCCTTCATCGAAAAGGAACTGGGCAACAATGCCAGGATCGTCGTCTCCAACAAGCCGGGCGCTGGCGGTGCGATCGGTTTCAGCGAGCTTGCCCGCTCCGCGCCTGATGGCTACACCATCGGCCTGATCAATACGCCCAATGTGCTGACGATCCCGATCGAGCGCAAGTCGACATTCACCTGGCGCAGTTTCGACCTGCTCGGCAATATCGTGGACGACCCCGGCAACTTCTCGGTGCATACCGACAGCCCGATCAAGTCCCTGCAGGAGCTGGCGAAGCAGGCGAAGGCCACGCCCGGAAAGATCAGCGTGGGAACCACCGGCACCGGCTCGGACGATCATCTTGCCATGCTGCTGTTCCAGAAGATTGCGAACGTGCAGATGATCCATGTGCCATACAAGGGCGCATCGGAAGTGCGCACCGCGGCGCAGGGGCAGCAGATCGATGTGGCGGCGATCAATATCGGCGAAGCGCAGCAGTTTGCGAAGGCCGGCACGCCCTTGCGCCACCTCGGCGTGATGAGCGCGGCACGCAATCCACTGGCGCCGGACGTGCCCACCTTCAAGGAGCAGGGCTACGACATCAACCTGGTCTCGCTGCGCGGCCTGGCGGCGCCCAAGGGCCTGCCGCCCGAGATCCGCAGCCGCCTCGTGGCCGCTACCGAGAAGGCCATCGCCAATCCGGAATTCCAGAAGAAGGCAATGCAGGCCTACGCGCCGGTGCGTTACCTGCCGCCAGACCGTTATGAAGCCGAGCTGAAGGAAAGCGATGAGCAGTTCCAGAAGCTCTGGAAAGAGATGCCCTGGGGCGATAAATAA
- a CDS encoding hydroxyacid dehydrogenase — protein sequence MTVKLKVVRSGTWTNPIFDELLGRHPGVDLDVFAIAGADEDGWSKLAQAHVYHLMASRDDLPARWHVTDELLQRCPKLLCVSSSGAGYDTIDVEACTKAGVAVVNQAGGNAMSVAEQAFGMMIAVSRRLCEQDRRLRSGERFSREDVMGSDISGKVLGLVGMGHIGTRMASLARAFNMTILATDPYLSAQEIEQRGAVPVPMHELLARCDIVSLHCPRNKETVGMFDAAAFKAMKPGALFITTARGGIHDEAALAQALQAGHLRGAGLDVWSVEPPPADHPLLGMGNVVATHHTAGVSHEARYNIAKVAAEQIALLAGGEKPPRLVNPEVWPVYTKRFRQALL from the coding sequence ATGACAGTCAAACTCAAGGTGGTGCGATCCGGCACCTGGACCAATCCGATTTTCGACGAACTCCTTGGCCGTCATCCCGGCGTGGATCTCGATGTGTTTGCCATCGCCGGCGCCGACGAGGACGGCTGGAGCAAGCTGGCGCAGGCGCATGTGTACCACTTGATGGCATCGCGCGACGATCTGCCTGCACGGTGGCATGTCACGGACGAACTGCTGCAGCGCTGCCCGAAACTGCTGTGCGTGTCCTCGTCGGGCGCCGGCTACGACACCATCGATGTCGAGGCCTGCACGAAGGCCGGCGTGGCGGTGGTGAACCAGGCCGGCGGCAATGCGATGTCCGTGGCGGAGCAAGCCTTCGGCATGATGATCGCCGTTTCCAGGCGGCTCTGCGAGCAGGACCGCCGGCTGCGCAGCGGCGAGCGGTTCAGCCGGGAAGACGTGATGGGCAGCGACATCAGCGGCAAGGTGCTCGGCCTGGTGGGGATGGGGCATATCGGCACGCGCATGGCAAGCCTGGCCCGGGCCTTCAACATGACCATCCTTGCCACCGATCCCTACCTGAGTGCGCAGGAGATCGAGCAGCGGGGTGCCGTTCCGGTGCCTATGCATGAACTGCTGGCCCGTTGCGATATCGTCTCGCTGCACTGCCCGCGCAACAAGGAAACGGTGGGCATGTTCGATGCCGCCGCCTTCAAGGCGATGAAGCCGGGTGCGCTGTTCATCACCACGGCGCGCGGCGGCATCCATGATGAAGCCGCGCTGGCGCAAGCGCTGCAGGCAGGGCACCTGCGGGGCGCCGGCCTGGATGTATGGAGCGTCGAGCCGCCGCCTGCCGATCATCCCCTGCTTGGCATGGGCAATGTCGTCGCGACTCACCACACCGCCGGGGTGTCGCACGAGGCGCGCTACAACATTGCAAAAGTCGCCGCCGAGCAGATTGCCTTGCTGGCCGGGGGCGAGAAGCCGCCGCGCCTCGTCAATCCCGAAGTCTGGCCCGTGTACACGAAACGCTTCAGGCAAGCCCTGCTGTAG
- a CDS encoding alpha-hydroxy acid oxidase, whose product MKNTSMSTRRLRSVLCLDDFEAEARRHLPRPLFGYIAGAAERNASLGLNEQSYGRYAFVPRVMVDVSKRSQSLTLFGETYAAPIGIAPMGLSALTSYRGDIVLAQAADEARVPMIMSGSSLIPLEEVAKVSGSAWFQAYLPGQLPQIKALIARVALAGFKTLVITVDTPTQANRENNVRTGFSTPLRPSLRLAWDGLSRPSWLLGTFARTLVRHGMPHFENNYATRGAPILSSNVVRDFSDRGHFTWEHLKLIRSLWQGPLVIKGVLSRADAAMACRVGVDGIIVSNHGGRQLDGSVAPLLVLQQIVEAAGTTPVMIDSGVRRGSDVLKALALGARLAFVGRPFAYAAAVAGKAGVAHGIALLKEEVSRNMAMLGICGLNEMTMDRLVSLERQAASIQNIATDERAA is encoded by the coding sequence ATGAAAAACACAAGCATGTCGACGCGCCGCTTGCGTTCGGTGCTTTGCCTGGATGACTTCGAAGCCGAAGCCAGGCGGCACCTGCCAAGGCCCCTGTTCGGCTATATCGCCGGCGCCGCGGAGAGAAATGCATCGCTCGGGCTGAATGAACAGAGCTATGGCCGCTATGCCTTCGTGCCCAGGGTGATGGTGGATGTATCGAAGCGCTCCCAATCGCTGACGCTGTTCGGCGAAACCTATGCTGCGCCGATCGGCATTGCACCGATGGGGCTGAGCGCGCTGACCTCCTACCGCGGCGATATCGTGCTCGCACAGGCGGCCGACGAGGCCAGGGTGCCGATGATCATGAGCGGCTCGTCGCTGATTCCGCTGGAGGAGGTGGCCAAGGTGTCCGGCAGTGCGTGGTTCCAGGCCTATCTTCCGGGCCAGCTGCCGCAGATCAAGGCGCTGATTGCCCGCGTTGCGCTGGCCGGCTTCAAGACCCTGGTCATCACGGTCGATACGCCAACGCAGGCCAATCGGGAAAACAATGTGCGCACCGGATTTTCAACGCCATTGCGCCCGAGCCTGCGTCTTGCATGGGATGGCCTGTCGCGGCCGTCCTGGCTGCTTGGCACCTTTGCACGGACTCTTGTCCGGCATGGGATGCCGCATTTCGAGAACAACTACGCCACGCGCGGCGCGCCCATCCTGTCGTCCAATGTGGTGCGGGATTTTTCCGACCGCGGGCACTTCACCTGGGAACACCTGAAACTGATCCGCAGCCTGTGGCAGGGGCCGCTGGTGATCAAGGGCGTGCTGAGCAGGGCCGATGCGGCGATGGCATGCCGCGTTGGCGTGGACGGCATCATCGTGTCGAACCATGGCGGCCGGCAGCTCGACGGCAGCGTCGCCCCTCTGCTCGTACTGCAGCAGATCGTCGAGGCGGCCGGCACCACGCCGGTCATGATCGACAGCGGCGTGCGCCGCGGCTCGGATGTGCTGAAGGCGCTTGCGCTGGGCGCCCGGCTTGCCTTTGTCGGGCGGCCTTTCGCCTATGCCGCCGCGGTGGCTGGCAAGGCCGGCGTTGCCCACGGCATCGCGCTGCTGAAGGAAGAAGTCTCCCGGAACATGGCAATGCTGGGAATTTGCGGGCTCAATGAAATGACGATGGACCGGCTTGTCTCCCTGGAGCGGCAAGCGGCTTCCATCCAGAACATCGCTACTGACGAAAGGGCAGCGTAA
- a CDS encoding RraA family protein: MPNVGMRINEDIVRPDPALIDGFRPLPVANIGDSINRTFCMHPSIRPYNDNPLAGPAFTVKVRPGDNLLLHKALDLAAPGDIIVVDGQGDMANALIGELMVLWAIRRGLGGIIIDGAIRDVSRIKTVGIPVYAAGVTPAGPYKEGPGEINFPVVCGGVVVHPGDIIVGDADGVVVISPRDAASVLEKASAKSRDEQQTLIDIENGTWGRGWVDTTLAAKGCDLGR; encoded by the coding sequence ATGCCAAACGTGGGTATGCGCATCAATGAAGACATTGTCCGTCCGGACCCGGCCCTGATCGATGGCTTCAGGCCGCTGCCGGTTGCCAACATCGGCGACAGCATCAATCGCACCTTCTGCATGCATCCGTCGATCAGGCCCTACAACGACAATCCGCTGGCGGGGCCGGCCTTCACCGTCAAGGTCAGGCCTGGCGACAATCTGCTGCTGCACAAGGCGCTCGACCTGGCGGCGCCGGGCGACATCATCGTGGTGGACGGGCAGGGCGACATGGCCAACGCACTGATCGGCGAACTGATGGTGCTGTGGGCAATCAGGCGCGGGCTGGGCGGCATCATCATCGATGGCGCGATCCGCGACGTGAGCCGCATCAAAACCGTCGGCATTCCGGTCTATGCAGCGGGCGTGACGCCTGCGGGCCCTTACAAGGAAGGCCCTGGCGAGATCAATTTCCCGGTGGTCTGCGGCGGCGTGGTGGTGCATCCGGGCGACATCATCGTCGGCGATGCCGATGGCGTGGTAGTGATCAGCCCGCGGGATGCGGCCAGCGTGCTGGAAAAGGCGAGCGCGAAGTCGCGGGACGAGCAGCAGACCCTGATCGACATCGAGAACGGCACATGGGGCCGCGGCTGGGTGGATACGACGCTGGCCGCGAAAGGCTGCGACCTGGGACGCTGA